From the genome of Vibrio spartinae:
GTTTGATCAAGCATTCCGTGATGAGACGGTGCCAAGTTTAGAAGCGACCTTGCAACTGGCGAAACAGCATCAGATCAACCTGAATATTGAGCTAAAGCTGTATCCCGGAGATGACGAAACGCTGCTCTGCCAACGGGTGGCGGCGGTGATTGATGCGGTCGGAATTGCTCAGGAACAACTGCTATTTTCCAGTTTCAGCGTGACGGCACTGGCTGTCATGCAGCGGGTGATGCCAGCCATTCGCCGTGGGGTGTTATGGGAAACCATACCGAGCGATGCTTTTGAGATTCTGGAGGCGTTAGATGCCTTTAGTGTTCACTGTGATTATCGTCATTTGGATGAACCGCAGGCCGCCGCGATGAAACAGCGTGGTTATGCGCTGTATTGTTATACGCCGAACCATCCGCTGGATGTGGCCGAGCACTGGCGGTGGGGCGTGGATATGATGATTACGGATAAACCGCACTGCTATTCACCACAGTTGACCGGTGACTGATGGCAGATTTAACCGTTCGCCAAGAACAAATTCTGGCGCTGGTCCATCGTGATGAATATTGCACCATTGAGGCGCTGTCACACCATTTTGCGGTGACGACGCAGACCATTCGTCGTGATATCAATGCACTCTGTGCGATGGGGCTGGCAAGGCGACATCATGGCGGGGTCGGTTTACCGGCGACACTGTCGAATCGCAGCTATTTAGCACGTCAGGCAACCGATCAGGCCGAAAAGCGCCTGATTGCTGAACGTGTCGCACCGTTGATTCCTGACGGAAGTACCGTCTTTTTAGGCATCGGCACGACAATCGCCTTGATTGCGGAACGTTTGGTGCACCATCACGAACTGCGTGTGGTCACCAATAATTTTGAAGCCGCGCATATCCTTTCTCAAAATGAACACATGGAAATCTGGCTCCCGGAGGGACGGATACGCAGTCATGACGGAGATATCGTCGGTGACCATGTCAGCCAGTTTTTTAGTCGCTTTTCCGCGGATATTGGCATTATTGGCTGTGCTGCGGTCAGTCACTTGACGCAACCACCGATGCCCGGCCGCTTTGAAACTGAATCGGCGGAATTTGCCATGGAATATGAACTCCGTGAGGCTGCGGTCAGTCAGGCGATTGTTCATCACTCACAGCAGAAATGGCTGGTGGCCAGTCAGGCGAAATGGCAAAGAAAAGCCAATGCAAAAGTGATTGCGCTCAACCAGTTTGATCGTCTGTTTACCGCGGAATCATCACACGATGAATGGACCGACGCATAGCGGTGGTGTTTGCCTCACACCGCTTATCACTTCATTACACCATTTGTTAAGCCATTACATCATTGGTCACATTATTGGCGTACCGTTTCAAACGGTCATTGATGAAATCGGAGTGCTGCGGTCAGTTGTTGTGTGATTTCATCAATAAACACGCGCACGCGGGCTGGCATGTAATGGGTTTGTGCATATTGCATGACAATCGCACCGTGATAGCTGCTTTTAATCGACCAGTCGGGTAATAACCGGACGATTTCACCACTGGCTAACGCTTCCCGAACCACAAAGTCGTGAAAAATCCCGATGCCCAGCCCATGTTTGACGCCGTTAAGCCGCATCTGTGAATGATTGACGGCATAGCGTCCGGTGACGGTGACCGTATGGGTTTCCTGCATGTGCATGAATGTCCAGATGTTATCTTTATTATGTTCGGCCAGATAGAGACAGTCATGGTGTTTTAAGTCTAATGGATGGGCCGGCTGGCCTCGCTCAGCCAGATAAACCGGGCTGGCACACAGCACTAAATTCGTCTTGCCGATTTCTTTCATCACCAGACTTTCATCGGGTTTGTCGGTTAAACGAATGGCGACATCAATATTGTTTTTAAACAGATCAATATGGCCGTCCTCGGCGCGTAAACGCAACTGAATATCCGGATACTGTTTGAGGAAGGGGACGACCAAAGGTTGCAGGACTGAATTGAGAAAGGCCTCCGGCGCTGCGACCGTCAGGGTTCCCGACGGATGAATATGCTCCGAGGTTGAGAGATCAACTGCCTGCTGAGCTGCTTGCATCATCACCAGACATTGGTCATAAATCTGTTGACCTGACTGGGTAATCATTAGTTTGCGGGTGGTTCTTTCCAACAATTTGACGTGGAGCGATTGTTCCAGTCTGGTAACTAACTTACTCAGGGCGGAAGGCGTGACCCCCAGTTTCGCGGCTGCTGCTGTGAAACTGCCTTCATTCACAATCAGAATGAAGGTTGCCAAATCCGGTAATAAGCTGATTAATTGTGCCTGAAGCATTGAAATAGACCATCCCGTCAAAAAGGTTGCTGAGCCTATCATACCGGAGTGCTGTCGGGGACGGGTAGTGCGATGAGCAGCAGCGGTTTATTTTATGTTAAACTGTCGGTTCATTTTCGAGGATAGATCGCGGGATTAGGCGTGATGTGTGCGGACGTGATGTGCTCGGATAAAAACCTGCACACGACAGAAACATGCGATTGAGAAAAACATGATTGATAGATGAGTTTGGGAAGGACATGAGAAAAATTGCCACACTGGGGCCGCAGGGAACATTTTCGGAAACCGCAACCCGTCGCTATATTGCCGGGCTGTCAGCATCAGCGACGAATACGCCGGCACTGCCATCCGAGTTGGTGTATTTCCCGACCATCGAACGGGCGTTGGCTGCGATTGGTTCGGTTTGTGATGTGGGTGTGTTGCCGATTGAAAATTTCTCTGAGGGCTTTATTCCATCCGTGCTCGATCAACTGATTCATGCGGATCTGAAAGTCATCGGTGAAGTGATTCTCCCGATTCGTTTTGCTTGTGTGAGTACGGTTGCGTTGAGTGAGATTCAACAATTATTTGTTCAGTTCGTCGCGAAAGGGCAGTGCAGTCGTTTTATTGAATCATTGGGACCCTGTCAGATTGTTCTGACCGAGAGTAATACCGAATCGCTGGCTTTGGCTCGTCAGGCATCACAACCCAGTGCGGCCATTGTGCCGGCGGATCATGTGCAGCAAGAGACGTTTGCTGCAGTGGTTGAGAACGTCAATGACTATGAGAATAATCAGACTCGGTTTTTGGTCTTTGCTGCCCAACATTACCCGGAGACTTATGATGCTGAAGCCGACTATAAAACCAGCCTGATGGTCGTCGATGAGCATGATCACCCCGGTTTTCTCGGTGAGATTCTGACTTCTTTCTCCCGCCGGAAAATCAATCTGACGTCGATCATTTCCCGGCCGACCTGCACACAATTCGGTAAATATCACTTTTTTATCGATTTGGACGGCCACCACCAAGACTCAGCCGTCGCAGCGGCTCTGACCGAAATCGAGGCAATCAGTAAAGTAAAATGTCTCGGTTCTTATTTGAAAGCCCGGGTCCTTGAGCGGTCGCGTTTTTGAATGTCTGAACCGGCTAGCAATTCAAAATACCAAGCATTTTGAGTTTACGGTAGATCGTATTGCGGCTGACACCGAGTAACCGGGAGGTCTGGCTGATATTTCCCTGAGTTGCCTGATAGGTTTGCAGCAAACGGTTTTCGACCGTGGTTTTTAAAT
Proteins encoded in this window:
- a CDS encoding DeoR/GlpR family DNA-binding transcription regulator, whose product is MADLTVRQEQILALVHRDEYCTIEALSHHFAVTTQTIRRDINALCAMGLARRHHGGVGLPATLSNRSYLARQATDQAEKRLIAERVAPLIPDGSTVFLGIGTTIALIAERLVHHHELRVVTNNFEAAHILSQNEHMEIWLPEGRIRSHDGDIVGDHVSQFFSRFSADIGIIGCAAVSHLTQPPMPGRFETESAEFAMEYELREAAVSQAIVHHSQQKWLVASQAKWQRKANAKVIALNQFDRLFTAESSHDEWTDA
- a CDS encoding glycerophosphoryl diester phosphodiesterase, yielding MQVMAHRGYSSQAPENTLAAFKRAIAFGCQWIELDVQLTADHIPVVIHDQTLERCTNGVGQIGELTFSELTQYSAGHWFDQAFRDETVPSLEATLQLAKQHQINLNIELKLYPGDDETLLCQRVAAVIDAVGIAQEQLLFSSFSVTALAVMQRVMPAIRRGVLWETIPSDAFEILEALDAFSVHCDYRHLDEPQAAAMKQRGYALYCYTPNHPLDVAEHWRWGVDMMITDKPHCYSPQLTGD
- a CDS encoding LysR family transcriptional regulator; its protein translation is MLQAQLISLLPDLATFILIVNEGSFTAAAAKLGVTPSALSKLVTRLEQSLHVKLLERTTRKLMITQSGQQIYDQCLVMMQAAQQAVDLSTSEHIHPSGTLTVAAPEAFLNSVLQPLVVPFLKQYPDIQLRLRAEDGHIDLFKNNIDVAIRLTDKPDESLVMKEIGKTNLVLCASPVYLAERGQPAHPLDLKHHDCLYLAEHNKDNIWTFMHMQETHTVTVTGRYAVNHSQMRLNGVKHGLGIGIFHDFVVREALASGEIVRLLPDWSIKSSYHGAIVMQYAQTHYMPARVRVFIDEITQQLTAALRFHQ
- a CDS encoding prephenate dehydratase; translation: MRKIATLGPQGTFSETATRRYIAGLSASATNTPALPSELVYFPTIERALAAIGSVCDVGVLPIENFSEGFIPSVLDQLIHADLKVIGEVILPIRFACVSTVALSEIQQLFVQFVAKGQCSRFIESLGPCQIVLTESNTESLALARQASQPSAAIVPADHVQQETFAAVVENVNDYENNQTRFLVFAAQHYPETYDAEADYKTSLMVVDEHDHPGFLGEILTSFSRRKINLTSIISRPTCTQFGKYHFFIDLDGHHQDSAVAAALTEIEAISKVKCLGSYLKARVLERSRF